Sequence from the Cucumis sativus cultivar 9930 chromosome 1, Cucumber_9930_V3, whole genome shotgun sequence genome:
TGTCGACTGTCCTCAATCCTGCAGGAAGGAAGGTGTTGAATGGGACTAGGAATGAATTTTACAGACCCGATGACCAAGGAATTAAAGCACCTTGCAAGGGTGGGGAAACTGGCGATGATTGTTCCAGTGCATCTTCAGTGACGATGTCAAGTTCAATGGAGGAAGGAGCCAGGAGGTGCCCTCAAGAACCACAGATGCAGAACATCAATGGTTTCCCTCCTCAAATTCCGTATCTTCCTGGTGTTCCTTGGCCTTGTTCGTGGAATGCTCCAATGCCACCACCGGCCTTCTGCCCTCCTGGAGTTCCTTTACCATTCTATCCGGCGACATACTGGAGCTGTGGCGTTCCAGGTGCTTGGAATATTCCTTGGTTCCCTCCACAACCATGTTCACAAAACTCTGGTGCAAATTCACCTACACTAGGAAAGCATTCCAGAGATGTTGGTGACAAACTCCAAGCTGATAATTCTGAGAAGGAAGAACctccaaaacagaaaaatggATCTGTTTTGATTCCCAAAACTTTGAGAATTGATGACCCGAATGAAGCCGCTAAGAGTTCGATATGGGAAACACTtggaattaaaaatgattcaaTCAAAGCTGTTGACCTGTCCAAGGTCTTTCAATCAAAGGGTGAACAAAAGAATAGTGTTTCTGAAATGTTATCTCCAGTTTTGCAAGCTAACCCTGCAGCCTTATCAAGATCTATTACTTTCCATGAGCGTTCGTGAATGATATTTTAGTGATGTAAGATTTTAGTCCACAGTTTAAGGGAAACTTGGATTTTTCTCCCTTAATCTGACTTACGGGTAACGTTCCTTCCTCCTTCATATAATTGAATTTCCAGTTTCATTGTAGAAAAAAACTCTTTGACTTCAGAAGCTTAATCATGAAGTGGAGACAAGCATCAATCTCAAGCTTCTTCTGCCTAAGAAGCCATCCAGTTTTTCAAGAATCCTGGAATTGTTCTCTCTATAGAAAGAGTAGCAGCCAttgcctttttttctctctaaatgTTTTGAGTTTGTGGAACCTACTAGCCATCTTTTTGTACATACCTTTACATATGTGAATAGTTGAAGTAGAGTTTCAGCAAAAGTTTCTTAGATGTATAAAAATGCAGTCAAAGTTTGCTTCAATTTTCATGATGGTTGTCCCCTTGTATTCTCCTCATGCTGGATACCTAACCCCAATCTTCAAATCATTGTTATGATAAGATCTAAAGAGTGCCATCTCTCACCTGGAAACTTTTTCAAGAATTCAAAATGGTTAttgtatacatacatacatacatacatacaccATACAGCAAAAGGACCCATAACTGTCACTATCAAGtgatgaaaaatgtttttcaatatctCAAAATGAAGCCAACTGCCAGGGTAACATGTGATATTCCATACAGCTaagcaaagaaaaagtatGAGTGACAGTTTGATGGCACAAAAAGGCTGAGCAATTAAAGTCACAAATCCGAGACTCCTATGTTTTGGGCATTGAGTTGAGATTTGAAGTCTTGAGATAATACATTGAAATTGTAAGTTGTAGAATTGTTTAGTATGAAgttggagagagaaagagatgaataTGAAGTTTTTTcgataaatattcaaatatcaaaGGTTGAGTtattaaacacttcaaaagCTAATTTCCCTTTCCCCTCAATCCACAGCAAAACTCCAAGACAAGTTACTACAAAAGACTGCATTACAGAACCCACCTTTTATTTCtactctttttcattttttcttgaaaaagaaacaaactttGATGAAAGGTTTCTGGCCCTTTTAACCAAAGTGATAAACTCGGGGGAAAAAGTAGTCAATAACTATTTTgggtttctcttttttccacATCTTTTTCCCTTGCCTTCCTCTTTTATGgaatataaattcattttaccTACTTTATGGTAA
This genomic interval carries:
- the LOC101222224 gene encoding cyclic dof factor 3, yielding MLEVKDPPIKIFGKEIQLPPDCEVSLIETDDDDSDSFSDKQPGDGALLKDVGKVSESSAGKEETLHDSEDSACVQTANEAHMNPEVVSMDENDKLETSKPEKEQNGAPNSKEKLKKPDKILPCPRCNSMETKFCYYNNYNVNQPRHFCKACQRYWTEGGTMRNVPVGAGRRKNKNSASHYRQITISEALQAAQIDVPNGINCLATKSNGRVLNFSVNAPVCESMSTVLNPAGRKVLNGTRNEFYRPDDQGIKAPCKGGETGDDCSSASSVTMSSSMEEGARRCPQEPQMQNINGFPPQIPYLPGVPWPCSWNAPMPPPAFCPPGVPLPFYPATYWSCGVPGAWNIPWFPPQPCSQNSGANSPTLGKHSRDVGDKLQADNSEKEEPPKQKNGSVLIPKTLRIDDPNEAAKSSIWETLGIKNDSIKAVDLSKVFQSKGEQKNSVSEMLSPVLQANPAALSRSITFHERS